One Halolamina litorea genomic window carries:
- a CDS encoding tRNA uridine(34) 5-carboxymethylaminomethyl modification radical SAM/GNAT enzyme Elp3: MSTDAATDGDPPAFADACEELCRRIIEDGLERDDLEAAKREVCSDTGAPKVPTNGDILSYAPDDRRDDVKEVVRRKPVRTASGVSPIAIMTSPHLCPHGKCLYCPGGPASEFSSAQSYTGHEPAAARGEQNDYDPYGQVTLRLEQLRAIGHPVDKAELILMGGTMTARSHDYQEWFVKRALQAMNEYDLDSDPNPSQTESFAEPRDDQSFEYLEDVIARNETGDIRVTGITFETKPDWCDPEQIDRMLDLGGTKVEVGVQTTYERINREMHRGHGTQASIDANRRLRDSAFKVGFHMMPGQPGMSQEMCREDFRQLFDSPQWRPDYLKIYPTLVVEGTRVYDMWKREDFDPLDNETAADVVADAMNEIPKYCRLQRVQRDIPADFIEGGVWKSNLRQLAQQRAEEKGYQIRDIRAREVGHNDEDPDPAEITLDTMEYEAGGGTERFISFEDPVRDLLIGFCRLRFPNDPVRRELQDAALVRELHVYGSEATFDGDADGGKEWQHRGYGKRLVREAERQANEAGYGKLSIISGIGVREYYREKLGYHQDGPYVSKRL; this comes from the coding sequence GCGACATCCTGAGCTACGCTCCCGACGACCGACGGGACGACGTGAAGGAGGTCGTCCGACGCAAGCCCGTCCGGACCGCGTCGGGCGTCTCGCCCATCGCCATCATGACCTCGCCGCACCTCTGTCCCCACGGGAAGTGTCTCTACTGTCCCGGCGGGCCGGCCTCGGAGTTCTCCTCGGCGCAGTCCTACACCGGCCACGAGCCGGCGGCGGCCCGCGGCGAGCAGAACGACTACGACCCCTACGGACAGGTCACCCTCCGCCTCGAACAGCTCCGCGCGATCGGCCACCCCGTCGACAAGGCCGAACTGATCCTGATGGGCGGCACCATGACCGCCCGGAGCCACGACTATCAGGAGTGGTTCGTCAAGCGCGCGCTGCAGGCCATGAACGAGTACGACCTCGATTCGGACCCGAACCCCAGCCAGACGGAAAGCTTCGCCGAGCCCCGCGACGACCAGTCCTTCGAGTACCTCGAGGACGTGATCGCCCGGAACGAGACCGGCGACATCCGCGTGACGGGGATCACCTTCGAGACCAAGCCCGACTGGTGCGATCCCGAGCAGATCGACCGCATGCTCGATTTGGGCGGCACGAAGGTCGAGGTCGGGGTCCAGACGACCTACGAGCGGATCAACCGCGAGATGCACCGCGGCCACGGCACACAGGCCTCCATCGACGCCAACCGCCGCCTGCGGGACTCGGCGTTCAAGGTCGGCTTCCACATGATGCCCGGCCAGCCCGGCATGAGCCAGGAGATGTGCCGCGAGGACTTCCGCCAGCTGTTCGACTCGCCGCAGTGGCGCCCGGACTACCTCAAGATCTACCCCACGCTCGTCGTCGAGGGCACCCGGGTGTACGACATGTGGAAGCGGGAGGACTTCGACCCGCTCGACAACGAGACCGCCGCCGACGTGGTCGCCGACGCGATGAACGAGATCCCGAAGTACTGCCGGCTCCAGCGCGTCCAGCGGGACATCCCCGCGGACTTCATCGAGGGCGGCGTCTGGAAGTCGAACCTCCGGCAGCTCGCCCAACAGCGCGCCGAGGAGAAGGGCTACCAGATACGGGACATCCGTGCCCGCGAGGTCGGCCACAACGACGAGGACCCGGATCCCGCCGAGATCACCCTGGACACTATGGAGTACGAGGCCGGCGGGGGCACCGAGCGCTTCATCTCCTTCGAGGACCCCGTTCGGGACCTGCTGATCGGCTTCTGCCGGCTGCGGTTCCCCAACGACCCGGTGCGCCGGGAGCTGCAGGACGCCGCCCTCGTGCGGGAACTGCACGTCTACGGCTCTGAGGCGACGTTCGACGGCGACGCCGACGGCGGGAAGGAGTGGCAGCACCGCGGCTACGGCAAGCGCCTCGTCCGGGAGGCCGAGCGGCAAGCCAACGAGGCCGGCTACGGGAAGCTGAGCATCATCTCGGGGATCGGCGTCCGGGAGTACTACCGCGAGAAGCTGGGCTACCACCAGGACGGTCCCTACGTCTCGAAGCGACTCTGA